The genomic window TAATTAGTACTACTCAGCTGAACGTATTACTACGCTTATACCTGTAGCCTATCAACGTAGTCGTCTTCTACGACCCCAGTAATACTCATCTTAAGGATAGCTTCGCGCTTAGATGCTTTCAGCGCTTATCTAGTCCGTACATAGCTACTCTGCGCTGCACCTGGCGGCACAACAGATACACTAGAGGTACGTCCGACTCGGTCCTCTCGTACTAGAGTCAGCTCCCTTCAATATTACAACGCCCACCACAGATAGAGACCGAACTGTCTTGCGACGTTCTGAACCCAGTTCACGTGCCACTTTAATCGGCGAACAGCCGAACCCTTGGGACCTTCTTCAGCCCCAGGATGTGACGAACCGACATCGAGGTGCCAAACCTCCCCGTCGATATGAGCTCTTGGGGGAGATCAGCCTGTTATCCCCGGCGTACCTTTTATCCTTTGAGCGATGGCCCTTCCATGCGGAACCACCGGATCACTTTAGCCTACTTTCGTACCTGATCGAGCCGTCGCTCTCTCAGTCAAGCGCCCTTATACTAATACGCTCTTCGCATGATTACCGACCATGCTGAGGGCACCTTTGCGAGCCTCCGTTACTCTTTAGGAGGCGACCACCCCAGTCAAACTACCCACCACACACTGTCTCCCGCGGGTGCGGGATTAGAACCTAAATAAAGGAAGGGTGGTATTTCAACGATGACTCCACGACCACTAGCGTGACCACTTCAAAGTCTCCCACCTATCCTACACATCCTTTATTCAAGCACAATGTGAAGTTATAGTAAAGGTGCACGGGGTCTTTTCGTCCCGTGGCGGGTAACCGGCATCTTCACCGATACTTCAATTTCACCGAGCTCATGGCTGAGACAGTGCCCAGATCGTTACACCATTCGTGCAGGTCGGAACTTACCCGACAAGGAATTTCGCTACCTTAGGACCGTTATAGTTACGGCCGCCGTTTACTGGGGCTTCAGTCAAGAGCTTCGCTTGCGCTAACCCCCTTCCTTAACCTTCCAGCACCGGGCAGGTGTCAGACCCTATACTTCAACTTTCGTTTTTGCAGAGTCCTGTGTTTTTGCTAAACAGTCGCCTGGGCCATTTCTCTGCGCCCCACCGAAGTGGGGGTCTCTTTTCCCGAAGTTACGAGACTAATTTGCCTAGTTCCTTAGCCATGACTCACTCGAGCGCCTTAGGATTCTCTCCTCGACTACCTGTGTCGGTTTGCGGTACGGGCTGTATATATCTGAAGCTTAGAGGTTTTTCTTGGAAGCATGCTTGGAGTCATATCACATCACCCCGAAAGGATCAGTGTACTATCATGTTTCAGTTCACCGGCGGATTTGCCTACCGGATCAACACCTACGCACTTTAACCAACTATTCCGTCAGTTGGCAGACTTTACGCTTCTCCGTCACCCCATCGCAATATACACAGGTGCTGGAATATTAACCAGCTTTCCATCGGCTTCGCCTTTCGGCTATACCTTAGGACCCGACTAACCCTGATCTGATTAGCATAGATCAAGGAACCCTTAGTCTTACGGCGAATAAGTTTTCCACTTATTTAATCGTTACTTATGCCTACATTTTCTTTTCCAGAAACTCCACCACCTCTCACGAGATGACTTCGCTGTCGCTGGAATGCTCCCCTACCAAATTTGGCTTATGCCAACTTTCCATAGCTTCGGTGGTAAATTTGATGCCCGATCATTTTCCGCGCAGAAACGCTCGACTAGTGAACTGTTACGCACTCTTTAAATGAATTGCTGCTTCCAAGCAAACATCCTAGCTGTTATAGCATCTCCACTTCGTTTTTCTCAACTTAACTTACACTTGGAAACCTTAGCTGATGGTCTGGGTTATTCCCCTCTCGGCGATGGACCTTAGCACCCACCGCCTCACTGCTGGATACATGTCACGGCATTCGGAGTTCGTCAGGGGTTGGTAGGTGGTGAAACCCCCTAGCCCTATCGGTAGCTCTACCTCCGTGACACTCCACTCCAACGCTGCACCTAAATGCATTTCGGGGAGTACGAGCTATCTCCGAGTTTGATTAGCCTTTCACCCCTACCCACAGGTCATCCAAAGACTTTTCAACGTCAACTAGTTCGGCCCTCCATCCCGAGATTATCGGGACTTCAGCCTGCCCATGGGTAGATCACACGGTTTCGCGTCTGCCCCCACTAGCTCAGCGCCCTGTTAAGACTCGCTTTCGCTACGCCTCCGATCCTGAAGATCTTAGACTTGCTAGTGAGGAGCAACTCGTAGGCTCATTATGCAAAAGGCACGCAGTCATCCCACAAGGGGACTCCTACCGCTTGTAAGCGCATGGTTTCAGGTTCTTTTAACTCCCCTTCTTGGGGTTCTTTTCACCTTTCCTTCACAGTACTGGTTCGCTATCGGTCTCTCGGGAGTATTTAGCCTTACCGGATGGTGCCGGCAGATTCAGACAGGGCGTCTCCGACCCCGCCCTACTCAGGATACCACTATTCCATTTCATCTTACGCTTACGGGACTGTCACCCTCTCTGGTTCAATTTTCCAAAAGATTCTGCTTCAATGAAATGTTCATCTGTGGTCCTACAACCCCCCGATACTAACGTATCGAGGTTTGGGCTGTTCCGCTTTCGCTCGCCACTACTTACGGAATCACTAAATTGTTTTCTCTTCCTCCGGTTACTTAGATGTTTCAGTTCTCCGGGTTGTCTTTCCACTCACGTGGAACTCTGCATCTTCAATGCAGAAGGTTTCCCCATTCGGAAATCTACGGATCAAAGTTCGTTTGCAACTCCCCGTAGCTTATCGCAGCTTACCACGTCCTTCATCGGCTCCGAGAGCCAAGGCATCCACCATGCGCCCTTATTCGCTTCCTAATCTTTAGTTGATAGTCGCATAATAGACTGTCAACTAAATTATCTTCAGACGCTCATTTTCTCAATTAATCCAACCTTTCAAAGAACTTTTGTCTAATTTCGAGGCGCAAAATTACAAGCCTAAACTTGATAACCAAGCTTTTTCGAAAAAAGTCGATGAAGATATTTTCAGTTTCGCTCTGATCATGAATTTTCATGTCTCATCTATGAGAAATATCTTAAACTTTACCGTCAGCTGATGACAGAAATACTGGGAAAAGAATCTGTAATGGTCTTTGGGACCTGTACAGTGTTTGAAAACTTCGGTTGCAGGCTGTCTTGCTTTATTCCCGCTCTCGTTCCTGAGTCTTTCGATTTCATTGGAGTTTTGAATTTTCCTTTTCGCTCTTCTTTTTCTCCGTTTCTCCCAATTCTTCAAATTCTCATCTGTTGAACTTGGGACGGATTCTCTTAAAAGGAGGTATTCCAGCCGCACCTTCCGGTACGGCTACCTTGTTACGACTTAGCCCCAGTCACCAGTTTTACCTTAGATAGCTTCTGTAACGAGCACCATCTTCAGGCACCCCTGGCTTCCATGGCTTGACGGGCGGTGTGTACAAGGTCCGGGAACGTATTCACCGCGCCATGGCTGATGCGCGATTACTAGCGATTCCAACTTCATGGAGTCGGGTTGCAGACTCCAATCCGAACTGAGACCGGCTTTCTGGGATTGGCTCCACATCACTGTTTCGCTTCCCTCTGTACCGGCCATTGTAGCACGTGTGTCGCCCTGGACATAAAGGCCATGATGACTTGACGTCATCCCCTCCTTCCTCTCCCCTTACGGGGGCAGTCTCTCTAGAGTCCTCCCTTGCGGGTTAGCAACTAAAGATAGGGGTTGCGCTCGTTGCGGGACTTAACCCAACATCTCACGACACGAGCTGACGACAGCCATGCAGCACCTTGCTTTGTGTCCCTTGCGGGCCTGCATGCTTTCACACACATTCACTCGCATTCTAGCCCAGGTAAGGTTCCTCGCGTATCATCGAATTAAACCACATGCTCCACCGCTTGTGCGGACCCCCGTCAATTCCTTTGAGTTTCAACCTTGCGGTCGTACTCCCCAGGTGGCTTACTTATCGCTTTCGCTTAGTCACTCAATCCTTAGATCAAACAACGAGTAAGCATCGTTTAGGGCGTGGACTACCAGGGTATCTAATCCTGTTCGCTCCCCACGCTTTCGTGCCTCAGCGTCAATTCAGGTCCAGTCAGCTGCCTTCGCAATCGGTATTCCATGGCATATCTAAGCATTTCACCGCTACATGCCACATTCCGCCAACCTCATCCTGATTCAAGTCTAACAGTATCAATGGCAGTCCCATCGTTAAGCGACGGCCTTTCACCACTGACTTATCAAACCGCCTACGCACCCTTTAAACCCAGTGATTCCGGATAACGCTCGCACCCTCCGTATTACCGCGGCTGCTGGCACGGAGTTAGCCGGTGCTTATTCTCATGGTACCGTCAGTCCTTAATAAATTAAGTTTTTCGTCCCATGCAAAAGAAGTTTACAAGGCAGAGCCCCTTCATCCTTCACGCGGGATGGCTGGTTCAGAGTTCCCTCCATTGACCAATATTCCTTACTGCTGCCTCCCGTAGGAGTCGGGTCCGTGTCTCAGTACCCGTGTGGGGGGTCACGCTCTCACGCCCCTACTGATCATCGCCTTGGTAGTCCGTTACACTACCAACTAGCTAATCAGACGCACACCCATCCTATACCGCCTCAGCTTTAATTAATTTGCCATGCAGCATTCTAATCACATGCGGGATTATTCTCAGTTTCCCAAGACTATCCCCCAGTATAGGGCAGGTCATGTACGCGTTACTCACCCGTGCGCCGCTCTAGGTTCCAATATTGCTATCAAAACTTGCCGCTCGACTTGCATGTATTAAGCCTCCCGCTAGCGTTCATCCTGAGCCAGGATCAAACTCTCCATGGTCAATATCTTCAAATTATACAGAGTCCCTCCAGATTATCTATCTTTCAATAATTATCCTTCGATCTTCCATATAATTCTTTTCTATCTGTTTCCACAAAAAGTCCTTCCTTCCTCCTCTTCTTTCTTCTTTCTCTCTCCCGCTTCGCGTTCTTTCCGCTTCTTTCCTTCACCTTCTGTTTTCTGTCTTCTTTCCCCAGTCTGTCAATGAACGTTTTAGTTCTTATATTTATCCCTAAAGGACTTAATATTCAAACATTTTTTAACCCTACCCTTCTGGAAGGGACTGCAAAGATATAACGGTTCTACAACTCTGCAAACATTATTTACAAAATAATAACAATTATTCTTGTGATTTTTTATAAGTACTTGATATTCTTTTATTTATACCAAAATAAAATTTTGTACAAACTACCCAAAATATCAAAAACTGAATCAATATCACGTCCAAATTCACCAACCTGTTACTATACAATCCCATTTCACCTTTACTGTACAATTCTATCCTGATGCCAGTCAAAAACCCTTGTCTCCAAACATAAAATATTGCCATCAATAAAATCACTAAAACGATATTCTTCTTTTCCAAATATACCCTTCTCTTTTCTGAGCTAAAAATGAATTTATTAAGAGCTATCAAAGCGATAATTGCTGTACTGTAGGCGGTGATAAATTTATCTAAATATATAACATACAAGCCAAGAAAACAAATAAAAATGACCCCAAGACCAGAATTGACCGGCCCTGTCTGGGTCGTTTGATTCTTTATTTCCACTCCAGGCGTAGAGGCAGCAAGGTAGAAGATTAAAGGATAGAAGCTTTGAAATATTAGTTCTTCAAGGGGTATAGCACCTACATAATATCCTGTGATACATGAAGGGTGCATGGTCCTTATTCCCAAAGCAAACATCAAGTATTGAAAAGATATTGTAAAAAAGCTGAACACCAAGATTTCAATTCCACGCACTTTGATCACTTGGAATCGAAAGAATCCCAATATGAGAATTATAATGAATTGCATGCCACACATATACCAACTCATTTGGTCTGCCTCGCGTAGTGGAAGTATTCGTGCAGCTCCATTATATATATTATATGCAGCCACATCTACCTTCCACAACAAAGGTAGAACAAGCAAAGCTATAAGCAAAAACAGAAGAAATGCAGTCGTAGCTTTGCTTTGCTTCATTTCATTTGAAGTCGGATTATTCAAAATTGACTATTAACTTGACCGTTCTGCATTGAAATCGAAGTTTACATTTCCAAGTATTCTGTGCTTACTTTGTACAATAATTCCATGGACCATTTATCGAACATTTTACAGAATGAATAAAGGCATGAATCTTGCCAAAAAAAAAAAGCCCTTTTGCAAGGGCTTCTTCTTTATTCAACTTTTTTCTGAAATTATTCTGCTTTTCCACCTTTTAGGTTGGCTTGCAGTTCTTTAAGTTCATCCATTTTGCCATCAGCTGCAAGTGCAGATTGCTGAGGCCAAGTAGTAGGGTCATGCATACGATACCGTGATCCGGCCGCATCTAAAATCCCTTTCAGTCTATCTACCTCTGCGTTTGCCAGATCCTTGAAAGTGAAAATACCATCTGCATTCAACAACTCTGCGATTTTTGGCCCTATGCCTTCTATGATTTTTAAATCATCACCTTCTGCACTTGCCTTAGACGCTTTTTTGGGACTCTTCACTTCAGCTTCTTTGTGGCGGATTTCATCTACAACCGGAGCCTCTTCTTCTTTTGAAGTCATCTCCTGAGCAGGCACGACATCTGATTTTTCCTGTTTAGTTTTATGAAAAGCATCTAATTTGGCCTTTGCCGCATCTTGTAATTGTTCCTTTAGAGCTGAGAAGCCTTCAAGTTCACCCAAAGTGGTCATTTCAATTTTTGAGTTCTGCTTCTCTATGACTTTCTGAGTTTTTTTGTTTTCGACATCTTTCTCCTTCTTCACAATATCTTCAGCCTCACGTCTAACATCTTCCCAATATTTGCTATGAGAGACAACTATTTTCTTGTCATCGCGATTGAATTCGATCACTTTTACTGTCACTGCCTCGTCTTGAGCAACTTGAGTATTGTCTTCTTTTTTCATATGTTTGGTTGGTGCAAAAGCTTCCAAACCATATGGTAACTGGACTATATATCCGCCTCGGTCTTCTTTGCGGATGACAGTGGCTTCGTGATATGACCCAACTGGAAATACATTTTCAAAAGTATCCCATGGGTTTTCTTCCAACTGCTTGTGTCCTAATGAAAGTTTTCTCGATTCGGAGTCAATCTCCATAACAACCACATCCAGTTTATTTCCCACCTTAGTATATTCAGAAGGATGATTGTAACGCTTGGTCCAAGAAAGATCAGAAATATGAACCATACCTCCGATTCCTTCGCCGAGTTCAACGAAAACACCATATGGCGTAAGGTTTTTGACCACACCTATGTGTCTTGATCCAACCGGATAATTCTTTTGAATTTGAGTCCAAGGGTCTTCTGTCAGTTGTTTTAAGCTCAGCGACATCTTGCGCTCATTGCGATCGAGTGTAACTGCTTTTGCCTCAAATTCCTGACCGATATAGAAGAAGTCTTTAGCATTGACTGATTGACTGTTCCAATTTACTTCAGATACGTGTATCAAGCCTTCTACTCCAGGTAAAATCTCTAAGAAAGCCCCATAATCTTCAATATTGACAATCTTTCCTTTCACTATTGATCCTTCCACAACGTCCATTGGAAGTACATCCCAAGGATGAGGCATCAATTGCTTCAGACCAAGAGAAATTCTCTTCTTGTTTTCGTCAAAATCCAATACTACGATGTTGATCTTTTGATTCTTTTCCAACACATCTGCAGGATGATTGATCCTTCCCCAAGAAATATCTGTGATGTACAACAAACCGTCGACACCTCCCAAATCGAGGAATGCTCCAAAGTCTGTTATGTTTTTGACCGTTCCTTCCAAAACCTGACCTTTTTCCAAACCTGAAAGCACTTGCTCTCTTGCCTCTTGGAGGTCTCCTTCAATAAGGACTTTGTGTGATACTACCGCATTCTTAATGGTTTCATTGATTTTTACCACCTTGAACTCCATCGTCTTCCCAACATATGCATCGTAATCCACGATAGGCTTAATATCTATCTGCGAACCAGGAAGGAATGTCTCAAGACCCATGCAATCGACAATGAGCCCGCCTTTGGTCTTGCTGATCACATTACCCTTGACAATTGAGCCATTTTTATATGAATCTACCAAGCTTTCCCAAGCCCGCAGTAATTTAGCCTTCTTGCGAGACAACTGCAAGTGCCCTTTCTCGTCTTCCGTCCTCTCAACATAGATTTCAACCTGATCGCCAGGTTTGAGATCCATGTCCCTGAATTCAGAAAGTGGAATTAAGCCATCAGATTTATATTTGATATCCAGTAATACGTTATTGCCTGAGATTGCACCCACACGTCCAGTGAGCAATTGTCCGTCACTGATCATGTTGAAAGAAGAATCATAATCTTTCAAATACTTTTCTTGATCTTCCTTAGAATAATTTACAGTATTCTTGTTGCTGATAGCCCAGTCAAACTGGTCGTGCGGACCTGAGTGATCATCAACCTCAAGGAGAGTTTCAAGATCGACTGTTTCGTCAAGATATGAATCCGCTTCGTCTTCTTTTTTTAGAGGTACTTCGAGATTTTCAGAGCTGGTTATTTCAGATGATTCGACCTGAGTCTCTTCTTCTGGGCTGAAATCTTCATTTTCGTGTTCTAAGTTGTTGTCGTCCAACATTTTGGAAATTTTTTAAAGGTTAAACAATAATTTTAGCGGCGCAAAGGTAAGACAAGTAAATTATAATGTCGCTCA from Saprospiraceae bacterium includes these protein-coding regions:
- the rpsA gene encoding 30S ribosomal protein S1; the protein is MLDDNNLEHENEDFSPEEETQVESSEITSSENLEVPLKKEDEADSYLDETVDLETLLEVDDHSGPHDQFDWAISNKNTVNYSKEDQEKYLKDYDSSFNMISDGQLLTGRVGAISGNNVLLDIKYKSDGLIPLSEFRDMDLKPGDQVEIYVERTEDEKGHLQLSRKKAKLLRAWESLVDSYKNGSIVKGNVISKTKGGLIVDCMGLETFLPGSQIDIKPIVDYDAYVGKTMEFKVVKINETIKNAVVSHKVLIEGDLQEAREQVLSGLEKGQVLEGTVKNITDFGAFLDLGGVDGLLYITDISWGRINHPADVLEKNQKINIVVLDFDENKKRISLGLKQLMPHPWDVLPMDVVEGSIVKGKIVNIEDYGAFLEILPGVEGLIHVSEVNWNSQSVNAKDFFYIGQEFEAKAVTLDRNERKMSLSLKQLTEDPWTQIQKNYPVGSRHIGVVKNLTPYGVFVELGEGIGGMVHISDLSWTKRYNHPSEYTKVGNKLDVVVMEIDSESRKLSLGHKQLEENPWDTFENVFPVGSYHEATVIRKEDRGGYIVQLPYGLEAFAPTKHMKKEDNTQVAQDEAVTVKVIEFNRDDKKIVVSHSKYWEDVRREAEDIVKKEKDVENKKTQKVIEKQNSKIEMTTLGELEGFSALKEQLQDAAKAKLDAFHKTKQEKSDVVPAQEMTSKEEEAPVVDEIRHKEAEVKSPKKASKASAEGDDLKIIEGIGPKIAELLNADGIFTFKDLANAEVDRLKGILDAAGSRYRMHDPTTWPQQSALAADGKMDELKELQANLKGGKAE